One Gloeothece verrucosa PCC 7822 DNA window includes the following coding sequences:
- a CDS encoding DUF952 domain-containing protein has translation MIFHITSQNHWQKAVELGEYRADSLETEGFIHCSTRQQLIKVANAFYRGQADLVVLCIDPEKLKATVKWEPPAHLSSEEPVEINGLGCGTSSALFPHVYGAINLEAVVSQLRLIPEEEGLFSDSRI, from the coding sequence ATGATTTTTCATATTACCTCGCAGAACCATTGGCAAAAAGCCGTTGAGTTAGGAGAATATCGAGCAGATTCTCTGGAGACAGAGGGATTTATTCACTGTTCGACTCGCCAACAACTGATTAAAGTTGCTAATGCCTTTTACCGAGGTCAAGCTGATTTGGTCGTGCTGTGTATTGATCCCGAAAAATTAAAAGCAACAGTTAAATGGGAACCTCCGGCTCATTTATCCTCAGAGGAACCTGTAGAGATAAATGGGCTGGGGTGCGGAACGAGTTCCGCACTATTTCCTCATGTTTATGGAGCGATAAATCTTGAGGCTGTTGTTTCTCAATTGCGGCTTATTCCTGAAGAGGAGGGGCTATTTTCTGACTCAAGAATTTAA
- a CDS encoding DUF760 domain-containing protein, with product MNKPSNEISKFSGALADEGNRLWQYIQSLSPETIVQYSQPNSEVAQIMERDLAQMLGILPSEHFDVEITTSREDLGQLLASAMVKGYFLYNAQQRMLLEKSVDLGN from the coding sequence ATGAATAAACCATCTAATGAGATTAGCAAATTTTCAGGGGCGCTCGCTGATGAAGGAAATCGTCTTTGGCAGTACATACAATCCTTGAGTCCAGAAACCATCGTTCAATATTCTCAACCCAACTCTGAAGTCGCTCAAATTATGGAACGGGATTTAGCCCAAATGTTGGGGATTTTGCCATCAGAACACTTTGATGTAGAGATTACGACTTCTCGGGAAGACTTAGGGCAACTCTTAGCAAGTGCGATGGTTAAAGGTTATTTCTTGTACAATGCTCAACAAAGAATGTTGTTAGAAAAATCTGTCGATTTAGGGAACTAA
- a CDS encoding DUF4079 domain-containing protein, producing MDIAIPASVKTWSQFGHPVLMWALLGFAVYSLYLGLQIRRTRTVEDKDVRKELIKKDFRNRHYQLGSILLAFMVIGTIGGMAVTYINNGKLFVGPHLLVGLAMTGLIAISAALVPFMQKGNEAARVTHILLNVALLGLFGWQAVSGMDIVQRIISKL from the coding sequence ATGGACATAGCAATTCCTGCCTCTGTGAAAACTTGGTCTCAGTTTGGTCATCCCGTTTTAATGTGGGCTTTACTAGGGTTCGCTGTCTATTCATTATATCTCGGCCTCCAAATCCGGCGTACTCGAACTGTAGAAGACAAAGATGTTAGAAAAGAACTGATCAAAAAAGACTTTCGCAACCGGCATTATCAACTCGGGTCTATTCTGCTTGCTTTTATGGTAATTGGAACCATTGGCGGTATGGCAGTAACTTATATCAATAATGGGAAATTGTTTGTCGGCCCTCATTTATTAGTGGGTTTAGCCATGACAGGGTTAATTGCCATTTCGGCGGCTTTAGTCCCCTTTATGCAAAAAGGAAACGAAGCCGCGCGCGTGACTCATATTTTACTTAATGTTGCTTTATTAGGGCTATTTGGTTGGCAAGCTGTCAGTGGAATGGATATTGTGCAGCGTATCATCAGTAAACTCTAG
- a CDS encoding ShlB/FhaC/HecB family hemolysin secretion/activation protein — protein MFRLFHLPVLRLLIILLVATHYLRVTSSYALNTPKVLKPSLIAQKTDLNSPQKQAVPESCSYQPPPLSSHTPSIALLTLQLENQTVVIEVRGSSVFNQKKLLKNDDIQKIIATYQEKTLSKEEFSQLYFNLANLITQLYLNEGYITSKANPQNPLTITDQGVAVIPVLEGRLSQIQLLGRERLNLSYLCSRIALGVGLPVNIIQLEKKLRLLNINPLFDNIEASLKSSGQAGLSILVVTVTEAIPIAGSLSADNYSPPTIGSERLGAELSYGNLTGNGDPINFSYYNSTTNGSRFLDATYQIPVNPREGTIQLRVTPQWTKITLPPFDQLGISGQSQVYQLNYRQPLKRTLSDELALSLSFQYQDGRTLGLGRLETLESTNSQVILFSQDYLKRDNKGFWLLRSQFNLGTQRTNRSQFSQNEFLPKGSFFSWLGQGQRVQRLGDDHLIIVQAELQLSADPLISYYLFVIGGGQSVRGYRQNARSGDNGFRLSVEDRITIVRDTNKNPYFQIAPFIDLGKVWNTSGNPTSLPSETFLMGTGVGLIWNPFKNLKIRLDYAVPWVNLQDRSNNIQDDGFYFQVNLGQ, from the coding sequence ATGTTTCGTCTCTTTCATCTTCCTGTGTTAAGGCTATTGATAATTTTGCTGGTGGCTACCCATTATCTGAGAGTGACCAGCAGTTATGCTTTAAACACACCTAAAGTCTTAAAACCAAGCCTTATTGCTCAAAAAACCGACCTCAATAGCCCTCAAAAACAAGCTGTCCCAGAATCTTGTTCCTATCAACCTCCTCCTTTATCTTCTCACACTCCTTCTATTGCTTTATTGACCTTACAACTCGAAAACCAGACAGTGGTCATTGAAGTTAGAGGCAGTAGCGTTTTTAATCAAAAAAAACTTTTAAAAAATGATGATATCCAAAAAATTATTGCTACTTATCAAGAAAAAACCTTATCAAAAGAAGAATTTAGCCAACTGTATTTTAATCTAGCTAATCTAATTACTCAACTTTATCTCAATGAGGGTTATATTACCTCCAAGGCCAATCCCCAAAACCCGCTCACGATCACTGATCAAGGCGTAGCTGTTATTCCCGTTTTAGAAGGCCGTTTATCCCAAATTCAACTTTTAGGAAGAGAGCGGTTAAATCTATCTTATTTGTGTAGTCGGATTGCTTTGGGAGTGGGTTTGCCAGTAAATATTATACAATTGGAAAAAAAACTAAGATTACTCAATATTAATCCCTTATTCGACAATATAGAAGCCAGTTTAAAAAGTTCTGGTCAAGCCGGTTTAAGCATTTTAGTGGTTACTGTCACAGAAGCCATTCCTATTGCGGGATCTTTGAGTGCCGACAATTATTCTCCTCCTACCATCGGTTCTGAACGTTTAGGCGCAGAGTTATCTTACGGTAACCTAACGGGTAATGGCGACCCCATTAATTTTAGTTACTATAACAGTACGACTAATGGGAGTAGGTTTTTAGATGCCACCTATCAAATTCCTGTTAATCCAAGGGAGGGAACCATACAATTAAGAGTAACTCCTCAATGGACAAAAATCACTCTACCACCGTTTGATCAATTGGGAATTTCAGGACAAAGCCAAGTTTATCAACTTAATTATCGTCAACCTTTAAAGCGAACTTTATCTGACGAATTGGCCCTCTCATTAAGTTTTCAATATCAGGATGGGCGTACCCTTGGACTAGGAAGACTCGAAACGCTTGAAAGTACCAATAGTCAAGTAATTCTGTTTAGTCAGGATTATCTTAAACGAGATAATAAAGGATTTTGGTTACTGCGATCACAATTTAATTTGGGGACACAACGCACTAATAGAAGCCAGTTTTCTCAGAACGAATTTTTGCCGAAGGGATCTTTTTTTAGTTGGTTAGGGCAGGGACAACGTGTACAACGTTTAGGAGATGATCATTTAATCATTGTTCAAGCTGAGTTGCAACTGAGTGCTGATCCCCTGATTTCTTATTATTTATTTGTTATTGGTGGCGGTCAATCTGTGCGGGGTTATCGTCAAAATGCTCGTTCAGGAGATAATGGTTTTCGCCTTTCTGTAGAAGATCGCATTACAATAGTACGAGATACTAATAAAAATCCTTATTTTCAGATTGCACCCTTTATAGATTTGGGTAAGGTCTGGAATACTTCTGGGAATCCCACTTCTTTACCTTCTGAAACTTTTTTGATGGGAACTGGAGTTGGATTGATCTGGAATCCCTTTAAAAACTTGAAAATACGCTTAGATTATGCAGTTCCTTGGGTTAATCTCCAAGATAGAAGTAATAATATTCAAGATGATGGTTTTTATTTTCAGGTAAATTTAGGTCAATAA
- a CDS encoding CHAT domain-containing protein — MKIYWLKSIKCLLLAAYFGLEIVQPTQAQSITPANDGTGTVVNQQGNQYNIEGGQLSRDGRNLFHSLKKFGLTDGEIANFLSNPKVRNILTRVVGGDPSVINGLIQVLGGNSNLFIMNPAGIIFGRNARINVPADFVVTTATGIGFDNDLWFNAFESNDYALLIGNPSQFAFDLANPGTIINAGNLAVTEGHNLTLLGGNIINTGTLSAPEGNITIAAVPGTNRVKISNNNNLVSIEIELPRTSDGQPQAVTALDLPTLLTSGGANLDLGVTANADGSVNLTQSNTQIPLQTGTAIISGTVSVSNADTSPLAVGGQVNIIGDRVALIGANINATGTYGGGKVLIGGDYQGQGTIPSASDTFVSQDSSIDSSAIKSGNGGEVIVWSDNETSFFGQINSRGGQEAGNGGLVEVSGLNVLNFDGNVDTLAANGNLGTLLLDPLTIQIVTDNASSNVNKTVIKFGDTPQQTRIKASVINNASSNVILQATNSMSFLAPINIIKSGVGLTAEVQNGSILVNNNISTNNGSINLKSPVAIIISNGQIKVNGTQGNITLTSNEISLTGPSKIEGKNLLHLEQYSPEKNIFIGGNINQSSSLNLTSDELGRITGFKSVIVGQENGTGTININSNNLNNGVDFKNQNFDLTLQGKNINFNSSLTLADNRNLTLKAETVNSNSQGVDINIGGQGQLILNTSGSVGTGSNPLNTNLSTINILSTAGNIFLENQSDTQLVNSSIQGNLNLKSHGDITEIGSLTVKGITTLEGLNIILDGNSNDLANVKLISTGDVTLNNQNNLILENSSIGKNLKINAAGDINDNGAISVGGTTTLSGQNIILDAQNDFNTVSVTQAQNVTLNDINNLDLGASQINQNLQITTDGNISNSGAVKVMGTTFLNPNGSNIILDNLNNDLNVVNILNAKNLIFKDINDITLANPITASSLDIEAAGNIKTSDINTSSNLNSGGNINLNSKNGSIITGGINTSSSQSDGGNVTLNAKTNIEATYINTQATNSGIGGDVHITTNKFVRITGSFIDNLNTNSLASISTAGTNAGGSISIQHGGNKNTPFKVGDSTTNGTANAISTGTYRIDQDSLSDTKTLGNLTIIAVGESTSEPTPTPTPTPTPTPTPEPTPTPEPTPTPEPTPTPTPTPTPTPTPTPEPKLTPQSQPSPEPQPSPEPQPSPEPQPTPQPQPTPQPQPNPEPQPNPEPQPNPEPQPNPQPQPNPEPQPNPQPQPNPEPQPNPQPQPNPQPQPSPQPQPSPQPQPSPQRQSISNPQPIAKTNSEVNSQAFSANNGQNLFLSTENQIVPIYQQLFVDTNQPGLSIQSGLSIKSENRVISFSTNGFSFTSTISTTADLSSTETNFSNSFENYLGIKRANVVTVQEVQTILKNIQEQTKYQSALVYIVFKPATTGTAQQQEEEKNLVWRYQGSTNSSVKKLSGSQPQGTDQLEIIIVTPTGPVIKRTIEGITRAQVMPIVKEFQQTVTNPRRPNAYLKPSQQLYQWLISPMEEDLQAQKINTLVFILDAGLRSIPLAALNDGKQFLVEKYSIGLMPSIALTDTSYINIQNSKVLAMGASQFKEQNPLPSVPIELSLITDQLWKGQSYLNEGFTLKQLKEAHASNQFRIVHLATHANFEGGPLGNSYIQFWNDKLTLEQLKGLGLDKPPIDLLVLSACRTALGNQESELGFAGAAVLANVKTVLGSLWEVNDEGTLALMTSFYEELKQYPIKAEALRNAQLGLLRGDVKVIQEGAKGAELLVGDKRLPLPPQLASLSAKQFTHPYYWSSFTLIGNPW, encoded by the coding sequence ATGAAAATCTATTGGTTAAAATCAATTAAATGTCTATTGCTCGCCGCTTATTTTGGGCTAGAAATCGTTCAACCTACACAAGCACAGTCCATTACTCCGGCTAATGATGGTACAGGTACAGTCGTTAATCAACAGGGCAATCAGTATAATATTGAGGGAGGCCAACTATCAAGAGATGGCAGAAATTTATTTCATAGTCTGAAAAAATTTGGCTTAACTGACGGAGAAATCGCTAATTTTTTGTCTAATCCTAAAGTTCGCAACATTTTAACCCGAGTTGTGGGCGGCGATCCTTCTGTGATTAATGGCCTAATTCAAGTGCTTGGCGGAAATTCTAACCTCTTCATTATGAATCCGGCTGGCATTATTTTTGGCCGCAATGCACGAATTAATGTGCCGGCTGATTTCGTGGTAACCACAGCAACAGGAATCGGTTTTGATAATGATTTATGGTTTAATGCTTTTGAGAGCAATGATTACGCCCTTTTAATAGGAAATCCTTCTCAGTTCGCTTTTGATTTAGCTAATCCGGGTACGATTATTAATGCTGGTAATTTAGCCGTAACAGAGGGGCACAATCTAACTTTATTAGGGGGAAATATTATTAATACCGGCACTTTAAGCGCCCCTGAAGGAAATATTACTATTGCGGCTGTTCCAGGTACGAACCGAGTTAAAATATCTAATAATAATAATCTAGTTAGTATAGAAATTGAACTGCCCAGAACAAGCGACGGACAACCGCAAGCTGTCACCGCTTTAGATTTGCCAACTCTGCTAACTTCTGGAGGAGCAAACCTTGATCTAGGAGTGACTGCTAATGCTGATGGATCAGTTAATTTAACCCAGTCAAATACTCAAATTCCCCTGCAAACTGGTACAGCGATCATTTCTGGAACGGTATCAGTTTCTAATGCTGATACTTCACCGCTTGCTGTGGGTGGACAGGTGAATATAATTGGTGATCGTGTTGCCTTAATTGGGGCTAATATTAATGCTACCGGAACTTATGGCGGCGGAAAAGTTCTCATTGGGGGAGATTATCAAGGTCAGGGAACTATTCCTTCAGCTTCTGATACTTTTGTCAGTCAAGATTCATCCATTGATAGCAGTGCGATAAAAAGCGGAAATGGCGGCGAAGTGATTGTTTGGTCCGATAATGAAACTAGCTTTTTTGGACAAATTAATTCTCGGGGAGGCCAAGAAGCTGGAAATGGTGGATTAGTGGAAGTTTCTGGCTTAAACGTTTTAAACTTTGACGGAAATGTAGATACTCTTGCCGCTAACGGTAACTTAGGAACTTTATTACTCGATCCATTAACCATTCAAATTGTTACTGATAACGCGAGTAGCAATGTAAATAAAACTGTTATCAAGTTTGGAGATACTCCCCAACAAACACGCATCAAAGCTTCTGTTATTAATAATGCTTCTAGTAATGTGATTTTACAAGCTACGAATAGTATGAGTTTTCTCGCTCCTATTAATATAATTAAAAGTGGCGTAGGACTGACAGCAGAAGTTCAAAACGGGTCAATTTTAGTTAACAACAATATAAGCACTAATAATGGTTCGATAAATTTAAAATCTCCCGTAGCGATTATCATCAGTAATGGTCAAATCAAAGTCAATGGTACACAAGGAAATATTACTTTAACATCTAATGAAATTAGTCTCACTGGCCCAAGTAAAATTGAGGGAAAAAATCTTCTTCATTTAGAGCAATATTCTCCTGAAAAAAACATATTTATTGGAGGAAATATTAATCAATCATCATCTTTAAATCTAACCAGCGATGAACTCGGACGGATTACTGGATTTAAGTCAGTGATTGTTGGACAAGAGAACGGAACAGGAACAATTAATATTAACTCTAATAATTTAAATAACGGAGTGGATTTTAAAAATCAAAATTTTGATTTAACCCTCCAAGGAAAAAACATCAATTTTAATAGTTCTTTAACTTTAGCCGATAATAGAAATTTAACTTTAAAGGCTGAAACCGTTAATAGTAATAGTCAAGGAGTAGATATTAATATTGGTGGTCAAGGGCAATTAATTCTTAATACATCGGGTTCTGTAGGAACGGGAAGCAATCCCTTAAATACCAATCTGAGTACCATTAATATTTTATCAACCGCAGGCAATATTTTTCTTGAAAACCAATCAGATACTCAATTAGTTAATTCTTCGATTCAAGGTAATCTAAACCTTAAAAGTCATGGAGATATTACTGAGATTGGTTCATTGACTGTCAAGGGAATAACTACTTTAGAAGGATTAAATATTATTTTAGATGGCAATAGCAATGACTTAGCAAACGTTAAACTTATCAGTACAGGAGATGTGACCCTAAATAATCAAAACAATTTAATTTTAGAAAATAGTAGTATTGGTAAAAATTTAAAAATTAATGCGGCTGGTGATATTAACGATAACGGTGCTATTTCTGTAGGAGGTACAACGACTCTAAGCGGTCAAAATATTATTTTAGATGCTCAGAATGACTTTAACACAGTTAGCGTTACTCAAGCGCAAAATGTCACCCTCAACGATATTAATAACTTAGATTTAGGAGCAAGCCAAATTAATCAAAATTTACAAATCACAACTGACGGAAACATTAGCAATAGTGGTGCTGTGAAGGTTATGGGGACAACTTTTCTAAATCCCAACGGTTCTAATATTATTTTAGATAACCTCAATAATGATCTAAATGTTGTTAATATTTTAAATGCTAAAAACCTTATTTTTAAAGATATTAATGATATTACTTTGGCTAACCCTATAACCGCAAGTAGTCTTGATATCGAAGCGGCAGGCAATATTAAAACTTCGGATATTAATACCAGTTCTAATCTAAATTCAGGAGGAAATATTAACTTAAATTCTAAAAATGGGAGTATTATAACTGGCGGTATAAATACCAGTTCTAGTCAATCCGATGGAGGAAATGTTACCTTAAACGCCAAGACAAATATAGAAGCTACTTATATCAATACTCAAGCAACAAACAGTGGGATCGGTGGAGATGTTCATATTACTACAAATAAGTTTGTCAGAATAACAGGCTCTTTTATTGATAATCTTAATACTAATAGTTTAGCCAGTATATCTACTGCCGGTACCAATGCGGGAGGCAGTATTTCCATTCAACACGGGGGAAACAAAAACACACCTTTTAAGGTAGGAGACTCTACCACCAATGGTACAGCAAATGCAATTAGCACTGGAACTTATAGAATTGATCAAGATTCTTTATCCGATACAAAAACACTAGGAAATCTGACAATTATTGCTGTAGGTGAATCTACCTCTGAACCGACACCGACTCCAACACCGACCCCAACACCGACCCCAACACCTGAACCGACCCCAACACCTGAACCGACCCCAACACCTGAACCGACCCCAACACCGACCCCGACACCGACCCCAACACCTACCCCAACACCTGAACCGAAACTTACCCCTCAATCACAACCGAGTCCGGAACCTCAACCGAGTCCGGAACCTCAACCGAGTCCCGAACCTCAACCAACCCCCCAACCTCAACCAACCCCCCAACCTCAACCGAATCCCGAACCTCAACCGAATCCCGAACCTCAACCGAATCCCGAACCTCAACCGAATCCCCAACCTCAACCGAATCCCGAACCTCAACCGAATCCCCAACCTCAACCGAATCCCGAACCTCAACCGAATCCCCAACCTCAACCGAATCCCCAACCACAACCGAGTCCCCAACCACAACCGAGTCCCCAACCACAACCGAGTCCCCAACGTCAATCTATATCTAATCCCCAACCCATAGCTAAAACTAATTCAGAGGTAAATTCTCAAGCTTTTTCTGCTAATAATGGACAAAATTTATTTTTATCAACAGAAAATCAAATTGTACCGATATATCAGCAGTTATTCGTCGATACAAATCAACCAGGTTTAAGCATACAATCGGGTTTAAGTATTAAATCCGAAAATAGGGTTATTAGCTTTTCCACAAATGGCTTTAGTTTTACTTCTACCATTTCAACAACTGCTGACTTATCCTCTACTGAAACTAACTTTAGTAATTCATTTGAAAATTATTTAGGCATTAAAAGAGCAAATGTTGTAACTGTACAAGAAGTACAAACTATCTTAAAAAATATTCAAGAACAAACAAAATATCAATCTGCGTTGGTCTATATTGTCTTCAAACCTGCTACCACAGGAACAGCCCAACAGCAAGAGGAAGAAAAAAACCTTGTCTGGAGATACCAAGGATCAACAAACTCTAGCGTTAAAAAACTTTCCGGCTCCCAACCTCAAGGAACAGATCAGTTAGAGATAATCATTGTTACACCTACAGGCCCAGTCATTAAACGAACAATAGAAGGGATCACACGCGCTCAAGTAATGCCTATAGTCAAAGAATTTCAACAGACAGTAACTAATCCTCGGCGACCTAATGCTTATCTCAAACCATCTCAACAACTTTATCAATGGTTAATTTCGCCTATGGAAGAAGATTTACAAGCACAAAAAATTAATACCCTTGTGTTTATTCTTGATGCTGGCTTACGTTCAATACCACTAGCCGCCTTGAATGATGGTAAACAATTTTTGGTTGAAAAATATAGTATAGGATTAATGCCGAGTATCGCTTTAACAGATACAAGCTATATCAATATACAAAATTCTAAAGTTTTAGCGATGGGAGCATCTCAGTTTAAAGAGCAAAATCCTTTACCTTCAGTTCCCATCGAATTATCTCTCATTACTGATCAACTTTGGAAAGGTCAATCTTATCTCAATGAAGGTTTTACCCTCAAGCAACTTAAAGAAGCACACGCATCGAATCAATTTAGAATTGTTCATTTAGCAACCCATGCTAATTTTGAGGGAGGCCCTTTAGGGAATTCTTATATTCAGTTTTGGAATGATAAACTAACTTTAGAGCAGTTAAAAGGATTAGGCTTAGATAAGCCGCCTATAGACCTATTAGTGTTAAGTGCTTGTCGTACGGCTTTAGGAAATCAAGAGTCAGAATTAGGCTTTGCAGGAGCCGCCGTTTTAGCTAATGTGAAAACTGTTTTAGGCAGTCTTTGGGAAGTAAACGATGAGGGAACATTAGCATTAATGACCAGCTTTTATGAAGAATTAAAACAATATCCGATCAAGGCAGAAGCTTTACGAAATGCTCAGTTAGGTCTTCTTCGAGGTGATGTAAAAGTGATACAAGAAGGGGCTAAAGGGGCTGAACTTCTGGTCGGCGATAAACGTTTACCCTTACCCCCACAATTAGCATCTTTAAGTGCTAAACAATTTACTCATCCCTATTATTGGAGTAGTTTTACACTTATTGGTAATCCTTGGTAA
- a CDS encoding ankyrin repeat domain-containing protein produces the protein MIEEQNILLIQAARRGNLPQVVALLAQGVKVDATDPNDITPLMLAAKRGDLEIVKVLLTAGASVNYSQPPNKITALMLAASSNHAEVVQALIEAGANVNQTNDDGSPALMVAAYKGYIEIVKRLLAAGAELNIQDQDGDTALNLAAQGGHHEIVKLLLDAGADPTKGIGALTAALKSHSLETLELILATGVDILAFNVSGQTPLMQAASEGNIAIVERLIAAGADVTSENGEGETALTLAAEKGHTGVIATLIKAGAQVNRISDNGGTALMSAAAEGHAEAVKVLIEFGADVNIQDPDGETALNQATVEGHLEVVKILLEAGANVHLRNNDEDTPLIVAALQGYEAIVDLLLHYGSDPNAKNQQETPLTFALSQGFDGIVKRLLKAGANPNTRLPDGKTVLMKAADRGEIELMQALIKAGADLNLKDKAGATALMWASHRGYVDAVKVLLDTHQVLLDEKNQGGYTALKLAQYNEYPEVVALLKQAGASE, from the coding sequence ATGATAGAAGAGCAGAATATCCTCTTGATACAGGCCGCCCGTCGTGGCAATCTCCCCCAAGTAGTAGCGTTACTAGCTCAAGGAGTTAAGGTTGACGCAACAGACCCCAATGACATCACTCCTCTGATGTTAGCGGCGAAACGGGGAGACTTAGAAATAGTTAAAGTTTTGTTAACAGCCGGGGCATCAGTTAACTATAGTCAACCCCCGAATAAGATTACGGCTTTGATGTTGGCGGCATCATCTAATCATGCTGAGGTGGTACAAGCGTTAATTGAGGCAGGAGCCAATGTTAACCAAACCAATGATGACGGGAGTCCTGCTTTAATGGTCGCGGCTTATAAAGGCTATATAGAAATAGTCAAGCGACTATTAGCCGCCGGGGCAGAGCTTAATATACAAGATCAAGATGGGGATACAGCTTTAAATTTAGCCGCTCAAGGGGGACATCATGAAATTGTCAAACTCCTCCTTGATGCGGGTGCTGACCCCACCAAAGGCATCGGGGCCTTAACGGCGGCACTGAAAAGTCACTCTTTAGAGACACTAGAATTAATTTTAGCCACTGGCGTAGATATATTGGCTTTCAATGTAAGCGGACAAACCCCATTGATGCAAGCGGCAAGTGAAGGAAATATCGCTATTGTAGAAAGATTAATAGCAGCCGGGGCTGATGTGACCAGCGAAAATGGAGAGGGAGAAACAGCCCTAACCCTAGCCGCCGAAAAAGGCCATACCGGGGTGATAGCGACCCTAATCAAAGCCGGGGCACAAGTCAATCGGATCAGCGATAATGGAGGAACCGCTTTAATGAGTGCGGCGGCTGAAGGTCATGCAGAAGCCGTAAAAGTGCTTATTGAGTTTGGGGCAGATGTGAATATTCAAGACCCAGATGGAGAAACCGCCTTAAACCAAGCTACTGTAGAAGGGCATTTAGAAGTCGTGAAGATTTTATTAGAAGCCGGAGCTAATGTTCATCTTCGCAATAATGATGAAGATACCCCTTTAATTGTAGCGGCTTTACAGGGTTATGAGGCCATCGTTGATTTATTATTGCATTATGGAAGCGATCCCAATGCTAAAAATCAGCAAGAAACTCCTTTAACCTTTGCTTTGTCTCAAGGGTTTGATGGCATTGTCAAACGATTATTAAAAGCCGGGGCTAATCCTAATACTCGCCTTCCCGATGGAAAAACGGTATTAATGAAAGCGGCAGATCGAGGAGAGATAGAATTAATGCAAGCATTGATTAAAGCCGGAGCCGATCTTAATCTTAAAGATAAGGCAGGAGCAACCGCTTTAATGTGGGCGAGTCATCGCGGCTATGTGGATGCTGTTAAGGTATTATTAGACACTCATCAAGTGCTTTTGGATGAAAAAAATCAAGGCGGCTATACGGCTTTAAAGCTGGCTCAATATAATGAGTATCCTGAAGTGGTAGCGTTATTGAAGCAAGCAGGCGCATCGGAATGA
- the larE gene encoding ATP-dependent sacrificial sulfur transferase LarE, whose product MVTQFLEQLKNIFKEMDRALIAYSGGVDSTLVAKIAYDVLGDRALAVTAVSPSLLPEELEDAKIQAASIGIAHELIQTHEMENPNYTSNPVNRCYFCKSELHDTLKPLALGRGYPYIVDGVNGDDLQDYRPGIRAAQERGVRSPLAEAGITKAQVRQLSQYLGLPWWDKPAQPCLSSRFPYGEEITIAKLQRVGRAEIYLRKLGYQGVRVRSQGDTARLELPPEAIREFVLNTDLEQLVAAFQEYGFIYVTLDLEGYRSGKLNRELAINTIA is encoded by the coding sequence ATGGTGACTCAATTTTTAGAGCAACTCAAAAATATATTTAAAGAAATGGACCGGGCATTAATTGCCTATTCGGGTGGGGTTGATAGTACCTTGGTGGCCAAAATTGCTTATGATGTCTTGGGTGATCGCGCTTTAGCGGTTACGGCGGTTTCTCCCTCTCTTTTACCTGAAGAATTAGAAGATGCTAAAATTCAAGCGGCTAGTATCGGCATTGCTCATGAATTGATCCAAACCCATGAGATGGAAAATCCCAACTATACTAGCAACCCTGTCAACCGTTGTTATTTTTGTAAAAGTGAACTGCATGATACCTTAAAACCGTTAGCCCTCGGGCGGGGTTATCCTTATATCGTTGATGGGGTTAATGGAGATGACTTACAAGATTATCGGCCAGGAATTCGAGCGGCTCAAGAAAGAGGCGTGCGATCGCCTTTGGCCGAAGCTGGCATCACTAAAGCACAGGTGCGTCAACTTTCCCAATATTTGGGACTACCCTGGTGGGATAAACCGGCTCAACCTTGTTTATCTTCTCGTTTTCCCTATGGTGAAGAAATTACGATCGCTAAACTGCAACGGGTAGGGCGGGCAGAGATTTACTTACGTAAACTGGGTTATCAAGGTGTGAGAGTGCGTTCTCAAGGAGATACAGCCCGTCTTGAACTTCCACCTGAAGCTATTCGAGAATTTGTCTTAAACACAGATTTAGAGCAATTGGTGGCGGCTTTTCAAGAGTATGGCTTTATATATGTCACCCTAGATTTAGAAGGTTACCGGAGTGGAAAACTTAATCGAGAGTTAGCCATTAACACTATTGCCTAA